One genomic region from Yersinia canariae encodes:
- the chaA gene encoding sodium-potassium/proton antiporter ChaA, with product MKSQNDPGRSKSRHHEYSLILPIIALVILNIWGDTSNFAAVIVINLIALVGILSSAFSVVRHADVLAHRLGEPYGSLILSLSVVVLEVSLISAMMATGDAAPALMRDTLYSIIMIVIGGLVGVSLLLGGRKFATQHVNLVGIKQYLMAIFPLAIIVLVLPSTLPDGNFTVAQSLVVAVISAAMYGVFLLIQTKTHQSLFVYEHEDEGDDPSDPHHGKPSSHSSLWHTFWLLIHLVAVIAVTKFDANPLEALLSELNAPAKFTGFLIALLILSPEGLGALKAVLANQVQRAMNLFFGSVLATISLTVPAVTLIAVLTGQELNFGLEAPHIVVMVSVLILSQISFSTGRTNVLNGTAHLALFAAYMMTIML from the coding sequence ATGAAGTCGCAAAATGATCCTGGCCGATCTAAATCCCGCCATCACGAATACTCCCTTATCCTGCCTATTATTGCGCTGGTTATTCTTAATATTTGGGGCGATACCAGCAATTTTGCCGCTGTCATTGTTATTAATCTCATTGCACTGGTCGGTATCCTCAGCAGTGCTTTCAGTGTCGTGCGCCATGCTGACGTACTGGCCCACCGCCTGGGTGAACCCTATGGTTCTTTGATTCTCAGCCTGTCTGTAGTGGTGCTGGAGGTCAGTTTGATCTCGGCGATGATGGCAACAGGTGACGCCGCTCCGGCCTTGATGCGCGACACTCTCTATTCCATCATCATGATAGTTATTGGCGGATTGGTTGGGGTATCCTTGCTGCTTGGTGGCCGGAAATTTGCTACCCAGCATGTCAATTTGGTCGGAATCAAACAGTACCTGATGGCTATCTTCCCGCTGGCAATCATTGTTTTGGTATTACCCAGCACCTTGCCTGACGGTAACTTTACCGTGGCACAGTCACTGGTTGTTGCGGTCATTTCGGCGGCAATGTATGGCGTTTTCTTGCTTATTCAAACCAAAACCCATCAGAGCCTGTTTGTCTACGAGCATGAAGACGAAGGGGATGACCCGAGTGACCCACACCACGGGAAACCTTCATCTCACAGTAGTCTGTGGCACACATTTTGGCTGTTGATTCATTTGGTTGCAGTAATCGCTGTGACAAAATTTGATGCTAACCCATTGGAAGCACTGCTCAGCGAACTCAATGCACCGGCTAAATTTACCGGCTTCCTGATTGCCTTGCTAATCCTGTCACCAGAAGGATTAGGTGCTTTAAAAGCCGTTCTGGCCAATCAGGTACAGCGGGCAATGAATTTATTCTTCGGTTCTGTGCTGGCAACCATTTCACTGACCGTCCCTGCGGTCACCTTGATTGCAGTATTGACCGGGCAAGAGTTGAATTTTGGGCTTGAAGCACCGCATATCGTGGTGATGGTGAGTGTATTGATTCTGTCGCAAATCTCATTCTCTACTGGCAGAACCAATGTGCTCAACGGCACCGCACATCTGGCGTTGTTTGCCGCTTATATGATGACAATCATGTTGTAG
- the phoH gene encoding phosphate starvation-inducible protein PhoH, which yields MGRQKAVIKARREAKRVIRRDSRSHRQREEENVTSLVQMGGVESIGMARDSRDTSVIQARTEAQGHYLSAIESKQLIFATGEAGCGKTFISAAKAAEALIHKEVDRIIVTRPVLQADEDLGFLPGDISEKFAPYFRPVYDILLRRLGSSFMQYCLRPEIGKVEIAPFAYMRGRTFENAVVILDEAQNVTASQMKMFLTRLGENVTVIVNGDITQCDLPRGVKSGLSDALERFAEDEMIGIIRFDKQDCVRSALCQRTLNAYS from the coding sequence ATGGGAAGACAGAAAGCAGTGATCAAAGCTCGTCGTGAAGCGAAACGCGTAATTAGACGTGATTCACGTAGTCATCGTCAGCGTGAGGAAGAAAACGTGACATCGTTAGTGCAAATGGGCGGTGTTGAATCAATAGGTATGGCACGGGATAGCCGTGATACCTCCGTTATTCAGGCGCGTACGGAAGCTCAAGGTCATTACTTATCAGCCATAGAAAGTAAACAACTCATCTTCGCCACCGGTGAGGCGGGGTGCGGTAAGACTTTTATCAGCGCGGCCAAGGCCGCTGAAGCATTAATTCACAAAGAAGTTGATCGGATAATTGTGACGCGACCTGTGCTACAGGCAGATGAAGACTTGGGTTTCTTACCCGGCGATATCTCTGAGAAATTCGCGCCGTATTTCCGTCCGGTGTATGACATTCTACTGCGCCGACTCGGATCATCTTTCATGCAATATTGTTTGCGGCCGGAAATCGGCAAAGTCGAAATTGCGCCTTTCGCCTATATGCGCGGGCGTACCTTTGAGAATGCGGTGGTTATTCTCGATGAGGCACAAAATGTCACCGCCAGCCAAATGAAAATGTTTCTCACCCGTCTCGGTGAAAATGTCACAGTTATCGTGAATGGTGATATCACCCAATGCGACCTTCCGCGTGGTGTGAAATCCGGCCTTAGCGATGCGCTGGAGCGTTTTGCTGAAGATGAAATGATTGGCATAATTCGCTTTGATAAACAGGACTGTGTCCGCTCTGCACTCTGCCAACGCACTTTGAATGCCTATTCATAA